GTGATCACCGTAGTCGACAGCCCGGCCGTGGCCGCCGGCACGTTCGCGGCGTTTCCGGATCAGGTCGATGCGCAACGCAAACTCGACCCGAACCTGGATCACGAATCGCCTTTGCACGAACTGTTCGCCGACCAACTGGCCAGCGCCGACCTCGTCATCCTCAACAAGGCCGACCAGACCAGCGCGCAAGACCTCGCTCGTGTGCGTCTGGAAGTTGCCGAAGAATTGCCGCCAGCAGTAAAGATCATCGAGGCGAGCAACGGTCGCGTGCCGCTGGACGTGCTGATCGGGCTTGGCGCCGGTTCCGAAGAGCACATCGACAGCCGCCACAGCCATCACGATCATCACCACGGTGAAGGCGATGACGATCACGATGACCATGATCACGACGCCTTCGACTCAATCTCCATCGAACTGCCGCAAGCCGACGAAAGCCTGTTGCTCGATGCACTGACGCAACTGGTGGTCAAGCACGGCATCCTGCGGGTGAAGGGTTTCGCTGCGATTCCAAACAAGCCGATGCGCCTGTTGATCCACGGTGTCGGCACGCGTTTCGACAAAC
This window of the Pseudomonas fluorescens genome carries:
- the cobW gene encoding cobalamin biosynthesis protein CobW, whose protein sequence is MKTLAKLPVTIVTGFLGSGKTTLLRHMLDNAQGRRIAVIVNEFGELGIDGEILKQCTIGCTEEEATGRVYELANGCLCCTVQEEFFPVMRELVARRGDLDHILIETSGLALPKPLVQAFQWPEIRSACTVDAVITVVDSPAVAAGTFAAFPDQVDAQRKLDPNLDHESPLHELFADQLASADLVILNKADQTSAQDLARVRLEVAEELPPAVKIIEASNGRVPLDVLIGLGAGSEEHIDSRHSHHDHHHGEGDDDHDDHDHDAFDSISIELPQADESLLLDALTQLVVKHGILRVKGFAAIPNKPMRLLIHGVGTRFDKHFDRQWGADEARVTRLVLIGQELDAAQLEAQLRAALSV